In one Pseudomonas sp. MM211 genomic region, the following are encoded:
- the trpA gene encoding tryptophan synthase subunit alpha, with amino-acid sequence MSRLQTRFAELKQQNRAALVTFVTAGDPNYDASLAILKGLPKAGADVIELGMPFTDPMADGPAIQLANIRALEAKQNLAKTLQLVREFRETEQATPLVLMGYFNPIHKYGVERFIADAKEAGVDGLIVVDLPPEHNADLCDPAQAAGIDFIRLTTPTTDDKRLPTVLNGSSGFVYYVSVAGVTGAGSATLEHVQEAVTRLRRHTDLPISIGFGIRTPEHAATIARLADGVVVGSALIDQIAKADNDQQAIDGVLNLCSQLAEGVRSARR; translated from the coding sequence ATGAGCCGCCTGCAGACGCGCTTCGCCGAGCTGAAACAACAGAACCGCGCCGCCCTGGTGACCTTCGTTACCGCCGGCGACCCGAACTACGACGCTTCCCTGGCGATTCTCAAGGGCTTGCCGAAAGCCGGCGCCGACGTGATCGAACTGGGCATGCCGTTCACCGATCCGATGGCCGACGGCCCGGCGATCCAGCTCGCCAACATCCGCGCCCTGGAAGCCAAGCAGAACCTGGCCAAGACCCTGCAACTGGTTCGTGAATTCCGCGAGACCGAACAGGCTACGCCGCTGGTGCTGATGGGTTACTTCAACCCGATCCACAAATACGGCGTGGAGCGCTTCATCGCCGATGCCAAGGAAGCCGGCGTCGACGGCCTGATCGTGGTCGACCTGCCGCCGGAGCATAACGCCGACCTGTGCGACCCGGCCCAGGCTGCAGGTATCGATTTCATCCGCCTGACTACCCCGACCACCGACGACAAGCGCCTGCCCACCGTACTCAACGGCAGCTCGGGCTTCGTCTACTACGTCTCCGTGGCCGGCGTTACCGGTGCGGGTTCGGCGACTCTGGAACACGTGCAGGAGGCGGTCACCCGCCTGCGCCGCCATACCGACCTGCCGATCAGCATCGGCTTCGGCATCCGCACCCCGGAACACGCGGCGACCATCGCCCGCTTGGCCGACGGCGTGGTGGTCGGCTCGGCACTGATCGACCAGATCGCCAAGGCCGACAACGACCAGCAGGCCATCGACGGCGTTCTCAACCTGTGCAGCCAGTTGGCCGAAGGCGTGCGCAGCGCACGCCGCTAA
- a CDS encoding REP-associated tyrosine transposase, with product MSNYRREWMPGGTYFFTVTLADRRSTLLTDAIEVLRQAYGNAAHSMPFQTIAICVLPDHLHAVWRLPDGDSAYSQRWSLIKSCFSRSLPASDDLGASKLRRREKGIWQRRFWEHRIRDDDDLARHVDYIHYNPVRHGLVERVCDWPYSSFHRYVTQGVHPPDWAGGTELDGGFGE from the coding sequence ATGTCGAACTATCGCCGCGAATGGATGCCGGGCGGCACCTACTTTTTCACTGTGACCCTGGCGGATCGGCGGTCGACTTTGCTGACCGATGCCATTGAAGTCTTACGCCAAGCCTACGGTAATGCTGCCCATAGCATGCCCTTCCAGACCATTGCCATCTGTGTGCTTCCAGATCACCTGCATGCAGTCTGGAGATTGCCTGATGGCGATAGTGCGTACTCGCAACGCTGGAGTCTGATCAAGAGTTGTTTCTCCCGGAGTTTGCCGGCTTCCGATGACTTGGGCGCCAGCAAATTACGCAGACGTGAAAAAGGCATCTGGCAACGTCGATTCTGGGAGCATCGAATTCGTGATGACGATGACTTGGCACGACACGTCGATTACATCCATTACAACCCAGTCAGGCACGGCTTGGTGGAGCGAGTTTGCGACTGGCCCTATTCTAGTTTTCATCGCTATGTCACGCAGGGCGTTCACCCGCCGGATTGGGCTGGCGGGACTGAGCTCGACGGGGGATTCGGAGAATGA
- a CDS encoding 2-hydroxyacid dehydrogenase, protein MTASNARPQLLMIGPLLPSLVERIAEQYEIHRYWELADADAWVRDNGSRIDGIATSGVFGAKAELIETLPNLKAIISFGVGYDSIAVETAKKKGVTVTNTPGVLDNCVADTAVSILLALGRRISEADRFVRNGEWEKGRFPLSGSIGGKVCGIVGMGNIGRAIAKRVEAFGMTVAYHNRRRRDDVDYAYHETLEGLLEAADYAVLVVPGGSSTDKLIGAEQLRALGPQGYLVNIARGTVVDEQALVEALQNGTIAGAALDVFAEEPKVPAELLALDNVVLTPHIGSGTHETRQAMADLFFANLEGVFKHGKAVTAV, encoded by the coding sequence ATGACTGCTTCAAATGCGCGTCCGCAACTACTGATGATCGGGCCGTTGTTACCGAGTCTGGTGGAGAGGATCGCCGAACAGTACGAGATCCACCGCTACTGGGAATTGGCGGATGCCGATGCCTGGGTTCGTGACAATGGCAGCCGTATCGACGGTATCGCCACAAGCGGCGTATTCGGCGCCAAGGCCGAGCTGATCGAGACGCTGCCCAACCTCAAGGCCATCATCAGTTTCGGTGTCGGATATGATTCGATCGCCGTTGAAACGGCGAAGAAAAAAGGGGTAACGGTTACCAACACGCCTGGCGTGCTGGACAATTGCGTGGCCGATACCGCGGTGTCGATTCTGCTCGCGCTGGGCCGCCGAATCAGCGAGGCGGATCGCTTCGTGCGCAACGGCGAGTGGGAGAAGGGGCGCTTTCCGCTCTCCGGCAGCATTGGCGGCAAGGTGTGCGGCATCGTCGGCATGGGCAATATCGGCCGAGCCATCGCCAAGCGGGTTGAAGCGTTCGGCATGACAGTGGCCTATCACAACCGCCGTCGCCGCGATGACGTCGACTATGCGTATCACGAAACCCTGGAAGGCCTGCTCGAAGCGGCCGACTACGCCGTGCTGGTCGTGCCTGGCGGCAGCTCCACCGACAAGCTGATCGGTGCCGAGCAATTACGCGCGCTTGGCCCGCAAGGCTATCTGGTGAATATCGCCCGTGGCACCGTGGTAGACGAGCAGGCCCTGGTCGAAGCGCTGCAGAACGGCACCATCGCCGGTGCCGCTCTCGACGTGTTCGCCGAAGAACCCAAGGTACCTGCAGAGCTGCTGGCGCTGGACAACGTGGTGCTCACCCCGCACATCGGCAGCGGTACCCACGAGACTCGCCAAGCCATGGCCGACCTGTTCTTCGCCAACCTTGAAGGCGTGTTCAAGCACGGCAAGGCGGTTACCGCGGTTTGA